A DNA window from Arachis duranensis cultivar V14167 chromosome 3, aradu.V14167.gnm2.J7QH, whole genome shotgun sequence contains the following coding sequences:
- the LOC107481270 gene encoding glycosyltransferase family 92 protein RCOM_0530710-like has protein sequence MDSFSDQRRKRNHLSPPFFLSFSILLSLFLFLNHFHYSFHSPTSHSLLISTPLRLHRRILFPHHVLLTLANPHHTLPPPTQLQCLFYTPLNHLHVQPVLSTDRFDQFRSIVRCPLPATSSNFSAVYLRRRGDPGGGTLAALDNQTVLSWNNLAYEAELDGDTAVVFVKGLNLRPHRISDPTRFQCHFGLTGSQNAAFSITTKAVTVAQEVVRCSLPHSIKNYHDKAEEISEITVTVSHVTGHVRHPVREVMPSVARVDGYTARNNGGARKNKHELCACTMVWNQARALREWVMYHSWLGVERWFVYDNNSDADDGIDGVVKDLDPKGYNVSRVTWPWIKTQEAGFSHCALKAKEHCNWVAFFDVDEFFHFPNELGDRKNALRSVVSNLSSSNSVAEIRTECRSFGPSGLRTHPKRGVSLGYTCRVRSSERHKSIVRPEMIDASLLNVVHHFELREGYGHRNIGEGSMVVNHYKYQVWESFKAKFHRRAATYVVDWHEDLCRGSKDRVPGLGTQAVEPANWRFRFCEVWDTGLRDFLLSNFAHPVTGLMPWETSNERED, from the coding sequence ATGGATTCATTCTCAGACCAACGCCGCAAGAGGAACCACCTCTCACCACccttcttcctctctttctcCATACTACTCTCCCTATTCCTCTTCCTTAATCACTTTCACTACTCCTTCCACTCTCCCACCTCACACTCTCTTCTCATATCAACCCCACTCCGACTCCATCGTCGCATCCTCTTCCCTCATCACGTGCTCCTCACGCTCGCCAACCCCCACCACACTCTCCCCCCTCCCACCCAACTCCAGTGCCTCTTCTACACCCCCCTCAACCACCTCCACGTTCAACCGGTCCTCTCCACCGACCGCTTCGACCAGTTTCGTTCCATAGTACGGTGCCCTCTCCCTGCGACCAGCTCAAATTTCTCCGCCGTTTACTTGCGCCGCCGCGGGGACCCTGGTGGCGGAACTCTCGCCGCCCTCGACAACCAAACCGTTCTCAGCTGGAACAACCTGGCCTACGAGGCCGAACTCGACGGCGACACCGCCGTCGTCTTCGTCAAGGGACTCAACCTCCGTCCACACCGAATCTCCGACCCGACCAGGTTCCAGTGCCACTTCGGACTCACCGGTTCCCAAAACGCTGCGTTTTCTATCACAACGAAAGCCGTCACCGTGGCTCAAGAAGTGGTAAGGTGCTCCTTGCCGCACTCCATCAAGAACTACCATGACAAAGCTGAGGAAATAAGTGAAATAACCGTAACGGTTAGTCACGTGACGGGTCACGTGAGACATCCGGTTCGCGAGGTGATGCCATCTGTCGCTAGGGTCGACGGATACACTGCTAGGAATAATGGTGGAGCACGGAAGAATAAGCACGAGTTGTGCGCGTGCACCATGGTGTGGAATCAAGCACGCGCGTTGAGAGAGTGGGTTATGTACCACTCGTGGCTCGGCGTCGAACGGTGGTTCGTGTACGATAACAACAGCGACGCCGACGACGGAATTGACGGCGTCGTTAAGGATCTGGATCCTAAAGGCTACAACGTTAGTAGGGTGACGTGGCCTTGGATTAAGACGCAAGAAGCAGGGTTTTCGCATTGCGCTTTGAAGGCCAAAGAACACTGTAACTGGGTTGCATTCTTCGACGTTGATGAATTCTTCCATTTCCCCAACGAATTGGGGGATAGAAAGAACGCACTGAGATCCGTGGTTTCGAACTTGTCATCTTCGAATTCAGTTGCGGAGATAAGAACAGAGTGTCGTAGTTTCGGCCCTTCTGGCCTAAGGACACACCCTAAACGAGGGGTGAGTTTAGGGTACACATGCAGGGTAAGGAGCAGCGAGAGGCACAAGTCAATAGTGAGACCTGAAATGATTGACGCGAGTTTGTTGAATGTGGTGCATCATTTTGAGCTGAGGGAGGGTTACGGGCACAGGAACATTGGTGAGGGGAGTATGGTGGTGAACCACTATAAGTACCAGGTGTGGGAGAGTTTCAAGGCTAAGTTCCATAGAAGGGCTGCTACGTATGTTGTGGACTGGCATGAGGACCTTTGCAGAGGCTCCAAGGATCGGGTACCGGGTCTTGGAACTCAAGCTGTTGAACCGGCTAACTGGCGTTT